Proteins encoded together in one Prosthecobacter fusiformis window:
- a CDS encoding sialate O-acetylesterase has translation MKPYLFVLSALLSLSLPASSWAQLSLPHFFSDHMVLQRERAASIWGKAEPDAAVNVSFKGKTATAKADAEGQWRLAIETGAADAQGAELKVASGDKSIAVSDVLVGEVWLASGQSNMYFTMNRVPAYEELMSKANYPGLRMFNAPLVTAAEPQDDIEGEWSLCSPETVPGYSAVAFFYALKLHQELGIPVGVLKTCWGGKPVETFTSREALNTLPGTKALVDKLMTEAATYNQASADAEYAKRLEQWKATMAAAKDKPAEARKRLPKKPAAPKPPLITEGKPGVLFNAMINPFAGYTMRGAIWYQGEGNAKAGAVPYDQTLPLMIKDWRQRWNDEFSFYFVQLANYRTPSTAPGTQDYWALLQDRMRLILQTTPKTGMAVINDVGEVSDIHPKDKMTPGYRLARWALAKDYGRDLIYSSPLYKSSEVKDSAMHITFDHAGTGLKARDGGDLKRFEIAGADRVWHWATAKIEGADRVVVSSPEVKEPAAVRYAWASNPEGANLVNSEDLPASVFRTDDWDDVEPKEGPVSATGVQARRAKALEIKTLNDQLSKLDKGSDEFKALRKKIQGMLAELKTLAPKK, from the coding sequence ATGAAGCCTTATTTGTTCGTCCTATCCGCCCTCCTTTCCCTGAGCCTGCCTGCCAGCTCGTGGGCCCAGCTTTCCTTGCCTCATTTCTTCAGTGACCACATGGTCCTCCAGCGCGAGCGAGCTGCCTCGATCTGGGGCAAGGCGGAACCCGATGCGGCGGTCAACGTGTCTTTCAAAGGCAAGACTGCAACGGCCAAAGCGGATGCGGAGGGCCAATGGCGGTTGGCCATTGAAACCGGCGCAGCGGATGCTCAAGGCGCGGAACTGAAAGTGGCATCAGGAGACAAAAGCATCGCTGTCTCCGATGTGCTGGTGGGAGAAGTGTGGCTGGCCTCCGGGCAATCCAACATGTATTTCACCATGAACCGGGTGCCTGCTTACGAGGAGCTCATGTCCAAGGCCAATTATCCCGGCCTTCGCATGTTCAACGCGCCGCTGGTAACGGCAGCGGAACCCCAGGATGACATTGAGGGTGAATGGTCGCTGTGCAGTCCTGAAACAGTTCCTGGTTATTCTGCCGTTGCCTTTTTCTATGCGTTGAAACTGCATCAGGAATTGGGGATACCAGTCGGTGTACTTAAAACCTGCTGGGGTGGCAAACCCGTGGAGACCTTCACCAGCCGTGAAGCCCTGAACACTCTTCCTGGTACCAAGGCACTCGTTGACAAGCTGATGACCGAAGCCGCCACCTACAATCAGGCCAGCGCCGACGCCGAATATGCCAAACGTCTGGAACAGTGGAAGGCCACCATGGCAGCAGCAAAAGACAAACCCGCAGAAGCACGCAAACGCCTGCCCAAAAAACCGGCCGCGCCGAAACCTCCGCTCATCACCGAAGGAAAGCCGGGCGTGCTTTTTAATGCCATGATCAACCCCTTTGCCGGTTACACGATGCGTGGAGCCATCTGGTATCAGGGAGAAGGTAACGCGAAGGCTGGAGCTGTGCCGTATGACCAGACGCTGCCCCTCATGATCAAAGACTGGCGCCAGCGCTGGAATGATGAATTCTCTTTTTACTTCGTCCAACTTGCCAACTACCGCACCCCCTCCACCGCCCCTGGCACCCAGGATTACTGGGCCCTGCTCCAGGACCGCATGCGCCTCATTCTCCAGACCACACCGAAGACGGGCATGGCCGTCATCAATGACGTGGGCGAGGTCAGCGACATCCACCCGAAAGACAAGATGACTCCCGGCTACCGGCTCGCACGCTGGGCATTGGCCAAGGACTATGGTCGCGACCTCATTTACAGCAGTCCCCTGTACAAATCGTCCGAAGTTAAAGACAGTGCCATGCACATCACCTTTGACCATGCTGGCACCGGATTAAAAGCCCGCGACGGAGGTGACTTAAAGCGCTTTGAAATCGCTGGTGCAGACCGCGTCTGGCATTGGGCAACCGCGAAGATTGAAGGCGCGGACCGCGTGGTCGTGAGCAGCCCAGAAGTGAAAGAGCCCGCTGCCGTTCGCTACGCCTGGGCCTCCAATCCTGAAGGCGCAAATCTGGTGAATAGCGAAGACCTGCCCGCCTCCGTCTTCCGCACCGATGACTGGGATGACGTGGAGCCCAAAGAAGGCCCCGTTTCCGCCACAGGCGTTCAAGCACGCCGCGCCAAGGCTCTCGAAATCAAGACCCTCAACGACCAGTTGAGCAAGCTCGATAAAGGCAGCGACGAATTCAAAGCCCTGCGCAAAAAGATCCAGGGTATGCTGGCTGAACTCAAGACCCTGGCTCCGAAGAAGTAA